In the Cololabis saira isolate AMF1-May2022 chromosome 7, fColSai1.1, whole genome shotgun sequence genome, one interval contains:
- the pld7 gene encoding 5'-3' exonuclease PLD3 isoform X5, with product MESDESESESVPGGVMERRELEEEDAAEHNERTFCLQQELKECSVVLDRLHGDDRFLRREAEEKEDMSRKGGKLVSRIPTFQKRSPGTGQNTETPVPKKDTPPPETAASASVETLKSHPPEIRETAVPQPSIRGPKMSHEALSMFSGDPSPAAGRTSVFTALGSFGAPESLQYPLMAASPRPAIRPEQDTSTTSETEAVAVPDVSTGYLRDEGSLIQTPQENTWNTVTDSGDVSTPAGSVHKSDTSQVEAIMDEEPPWEAEPIQMDDLKDSRSSSDAESEDGFPGDKSESHDSEHHDSAVTQSDLPDLAEETETVDESTCPPAPEDVTKASSAKSTEKSGSSSFACLCFLPMTLLLLGGFGQHIWRYGLPNSVSQLTGQLELHWLEGFGLVPEPCSTECRVRLVESIPAGLYPSSPSSRLSIADSWLHLLDKANSSVHIAAFYFSLRDSDLEFTDPSDSQGRQVFERLMELEARGLKLQVAVNAPQTSTQDTADLAATGAEIREVDLKAMTGGIVHTKLWVVDQKHLYLGSANMDWRSLSQVREVGLLVEDCSCLAQDASRIFGVYWGIGGVNGSIPPYWPARLSALSSAEEPLQLKLNGVPAQVYLSSAPPQISARGRSDDLSTILSVINDAQEFIYISVMDYLPLSPYTNPPRFWAAIDTNLRDAACARGVQVRLMVSCWEHSPASMFTFLQSLLVLSRPPLKCAMDVRVFTVPSTAEQMKIPFARVNHAKYMVTDRVVYIGTSNWSENYFTQTAGVGLVVNQTGSAVTGDQRTLQSEVRELFLQDWSSQYARAPSIDDVNVCPRAR from the exons ATG GAGTCGGACGAGTCCGAGTCTGAGTCGGTCCCGGGCGGAGTGATGGAGAGacgagagctggaggaggaagacGCTGCCGAGCACAACGAGCGGACG TTTTGTCTTCAACAGGAACTGAAGGAGTGTAGCGTCGTACTGGATCGGCTCCATGGTGACGACAGATTTCTAAGAAGAGAAGCTGAGGAAAAAGAAGACATGAGCCGCAAAGGTGGAAAACTCGTCTCCCGAATTCCCACTTTCCAGAAACGAAGCCCCGGCACTGGTCAAAACACGGAAACGCCTGTTCCCAAGAAAGATACTCCGCCCCCTGAGACGGCAGCCAGTGCGAGCGTGGAAACTTTGAAGAGCCACCCCCCTGAAATCAGAGAGACTGCAGTCCCTCAGCCATCGATCCGGGGCCCCAAAATGAGCCATGAAGCCCTTTCTATGTTCAGCGGAGACCCGAGTCCAGCAGCAGGTCGCACCTCTGTATTTACTGCACTTGGAAGCTTTGGAGCACCAGAGTCTCTTCAGTATCCCCTTATGGCTGCGAGTCCCAGACCTGCAATCAGGCCAGAGCAAGACACGAGCACGACCTCTGAAACGGAAGCTGTTGCCGTGCCAGACGTCTCGACGGGCTACCTTCGTGACGAGGGCTCCCTCATTCAGACGCCACAGGAAAACACATGGAATACCGTCACTGACTCTGGAGATGTCAGCACGCCGGCAGGGAGCGTTCACAAAAGTGATACCAGCCAAGTGGAGGctatcatggatgaggaacccCCGTGGGAGGCAGAGCCCATTCAAATGGATGATCTGAAGGACAGTAGGTCTTCATCAGATGCTGAGAGTGAGGATGGTTTCCCAGGTGATAAATCTGAGAGCCACGACTCAGAACATCACGATTCAGCTGTTACCCAATCAGATCTTCCGGATCTTGCAGAGGAAACAGAAACGGTTGATGAATCCACCTGTCCCCCAGCACCGGAGGACGTTACAAAAGCGAGCTCAGCCAAGTCAACAGAG AAGTCAGGATCCTCCAGCTTTGCCTGCCTCTGCTTCCTGCCCATGACTTTGCTGCTTCTTGGAGGCTTCGGTCAGCATATTTGGCGCTATGGGCTGCCCAATTCTGTGTCCCAGCTCACGGGCCAGCTGGAACTACACTGGCTGGAAGGCTTTGGCTTGGTACCAGAGCCCTGTAGCACAGAGTGTCG GGTGCGTCTGGTAGAAAGCATCCCGGCGGGCCTGTACCCGTCCTCTCCCTCGTCCAGGCTGAGCATAGCAGACAGCTGGCTGCATCTGCTGGACAAGGCCAACAGCTCCGTCCACATCGCTGCTTTCTACTTCTCACTGCGAGACAGCGACCTGGAGTTTACCGACCCCTCCGACTCTCAG GGACGACAAGTGTTTGAGCGACTCATGGAGCTTGAAGCCAGAGGCCTGAAGCTGCAGGTTGCCGTCAACGCACCCCAGACCTCAACCCAGGACACAGCAGATCTGGCTGCAACCG GAGCGGAGATCAGAGAGGTGGACCTCAAGGCCATGACTGGGGGCATCGTCCACACCAAGCTCTGGGTGGTCGACCAGAAGCACCTGTATTTGGGCAGCGCCAACATGGACTGGCGCTCCCTCAGCCAG GTGAGGGAGGTGGGCCTGCTGGTGGAGGACTGCAGCTGCCTGGCCCAGGACGCCTCTCGGATCTTTGGGGTATACTGGGGCATCGGGGGGGTGAACGGGTCCATACCTCCATACTGGCCTGCTCGACTTTCTGCCCTCTCCAGCGCGGAGGAGCCGCTGCAGCTGAAGCTCAACGGAGTCCCTGCTCAGGTCTACCTCTCT AGTGCTCCTCCACAAATCTCAGCCCGCGGGCGCTCTGACGACCTTTCCACCATACTGTCTGTCATCAACGACGCCCAGGAGTTCATCTACATCTCCGTCATGGACTATCTCCCACTGTCTCCCTACACAAACCCTCCCAG GTTCTGGGCCGCCATCGACACAAACCTGCGCGATGCTGCATGTGCCCGAGGCGTGCAGGTCAGACTGATGGTCAGCTGCTGGGAGCACTCGCCGGCCTCCATGTTCACCTTCCTGCAGTCCCTGCTGGTGCTCAGCCGGCCCCCCCTCAAGTGTGCCATGGACGTG AGAGTCTTCACCGTGCCCTCGACGGCGGAGCAGATGAAGATCCCCTTTGCCCGAGTCAATCACGCCAAGTACATGGTCACAGACAGAGTGGTCTATATAG GAACGTCTAACTGGTCGGAGAACTACTTCACCCAGACCGCCGGCGTGGGCCTGGTGGTGAACCAGACGGGCTCGGCGGTGACCGGAGACCAGCGGACTCTGCAGAGCGAGGTCCGGGAGCTCTTCCTCCAGGACTGGAGCTCCCAGTACGCCCGCGCGCCCTCCATCGACGACGTGAACGTCTGTCCCCGCGCGCGCTGA
- the pld7 gene encoding 5'-3' exonuclease PLD3 isoform X6, whose translation MESDESESESVPGGVMERRELEEEDAAEHNERTELKECSVVLDRLHGDDRFLRREAEEKEDMSRKGGKLVSRIPTFQKRSPGTGQNTETPVPKKDTPPPETAASASVETLKSHPPEIRETAVPQPSIRGPKMSHEALSMFSGDPSPAAGRTSVFTALGSFGAPESLQYPLMAASPRPAIRPEQDTSTTSETEAVAVPDVSTGYLRDEGSLIQTPQENTWNTVTDSGDVSTPAGSVHKSDTSQVEAIMDEEPPWEAEPIQMDDLKDSRSSSDAESEDGFPGDKSESHDSEHHDSAVTQSDLPDLAEETETVDESTCPPAPEDVTKASSAKSTEKSGSSSFACLCFLPMTLLLLGGFGQHIWRYGLPNSVSQLTGQLELHWLEGFGLVPEPCSTECRVRLVESIPAGLYPSSPSSRLSIADSWLHLLDKANSSVHIAAFYFSLRDSDLEFTDPSDSQGRQVFERLMELEARGLKLQVAVNAPQTSTQDTADLAATGAEIREVDLKAMTGGIVHTKLWVVDQKHLYLGSANMDWRSLSQVREVGLLVEDCSCLAQDASRIFGVYWGIGGVNGSIPPYWPARLSALSSAEEPLQLKLNGVPAQVYLSSAPPQISARGRSDDLSTILSVINDAQEFIYISVMDYLPLSPYTNPPRFWAAIDTNLRDAACARGVQVRLMVSCWEHSPASMFTFLQSLLVLSRPPLKCAMDVRVFTVPSTAEQMKIPFARVNHAKYMVTDRVVYIGTSNWSENYFTQTAGVGLVVNQTGSAVTGDQRTLQSEVRELFLQDWSSQYARAPSIDDVNVCPRAR comes from the exons ATG GAGTCGGACGAGTCCGAGTCTGAGTCGGTCCCGGGCGGAGTGATGGAGAGacgagagctggaggaggaagacGCTGCCGAGCACAACGAGCGGACG GAACTGAAGGAGTGTAGCGTCGTACTGGATCGGCTCCATGGTGACGACAGATTTCTAAGAAGAGAAGCTGAGGAAAAAGAAGACATGAGCCGCAAAGGTGGAAAACTCGTCTCCCGAATTCCCACTTTCCAGAAACGAAGCCCCGGCACTGGTCAAAACACGGAAACGCCTGTTCCCAAGAAAGATACTCCGCCCCCTGAGACGGCAGCCAGTGCGAGCGTGGAAACTTTGAAGAGCCACCCCCCTGAAATCAGAGAGACTGCAGTCCCTCAGCCATCGATCCGGGGCCCCAAAATGAGCCATGAAGCCCTTTCTATGTTCAGCGGAGACCCGAGTCCAGCAGCAGGTCGCACCTCTGTATTTACTGCACTTGGAAGCTTTGGAGCACCAGAGTCTCTTCAGTATCCCCTTATGGCTGCGAGTCCCAGACCTGCAATCAGGCCAGAGCAAGACACGAGCACGACCTCTGAAACGGAAGCTGTTGCCGTGCCAGACGTCTCGACGGGCTACCTTCGTGACGAGGGCTCCCTCATTCAGACGCCACAGGAAAACACATGGAATACCGTCACTGACTCTGGAGATGTCAGCACGCCGGCAGGGAGCGTTCACAAAAGTGATACCAGCCAAGTGGAGGctatcatggatgaggaacccCCGTGGGAGGCAGAGCCCATTCAAATGGATGATCTGAAGGACAGTAGGTCTTCATCAGATGCTGAGAGTGAGGATGGTTTCCCAGGTGATAAATCTGAGAGCCACGACTCAGAACATCACGATTCAGCTGTTACCCAATCAGATCTTCCGGATCTTGCAGAGGAAACAGAAACGGTTGATGAATCCACCTGTCCCCCAGCACCGGAGGACGTTACAAAAGCGAGCTCAGCCAAGTCAACAGAG AAGTCAGGATCCTCCAGCTTTGCCTGCCTCTGCTTCCTGCCCATGACTTTGCTGCTTCTTGGAGGCTTCGGTCAGCATATTTGGCGCTATGGGCTGCCCAATTCTGTGTCCCAGCTCACGGGCCAGCTGGAACTACACTGGCTGGAAGGCTTTGGCTTGGTACCAGAGCCCTGTAGCACAGAGTGTCG GGTGCGTCTGGTAGAAAGCATCCCGGCGGGCCTGTACCCGTCCTCTCCCTCGTCCAGGCTGAGCATAGCAGACAGCTGGCTGCATCTGCTGGACAAGGCCAACAGCTCCGTCCACATCGCTGCTTTCTACTTCTCACTGCGAGACAGCGACCTGGAGTTTACCGACCCCTCCGACTCTCAG GGACGACAAGTGTTTGAGCGACTCATGGAGCTTGAAGCCAGAGGCCTGAAGCTGCAGGTTGCCGTCAACGCACCCCAGACCTCAACCCAGGACACAGCAGATCTGGCTGCAACCG GAGCGGAGATCAGAGAGGTGGACCTCAAGGCCATGACTGGGGGCATCGTCCACACCAAGCTCTGGGTGGTCGACCAGAAGCACCTGTATTTGGGCAGCGCCAACATGGACTGGCGCTCCCTCAGCCAG GTGAGGGAGGTGGGCCTGCTGGTGGAGGACTGCAGCTGCCTGGCCCAGGACGCCTCTCGGATCTTTGGGGTATACTGGGGCATCGGGGGGGTGAACGGGTCCATACCTCCATACTGGCCTGCTCGACTTTCTGCCCTCTCCAGCGCGGAGGAGCCGCTGCAGCTGAAGCTCAACGGAGTCCCTGCTCAGGTCTACCTCTCT AGTGCTCCTCCACAAATCTCAGCCCGCGGGCGCTCTGACGACCTTTCCACCATACTGTCTGTCATCAACGACGCCCAGGAGTTCATCTACATCTCCGTCATGGACTATCTCCCACTGTCTCCCTACACAAACCCTCCCAG GTTCTGGGCCGCCATCGACACAAACCTGCGCGATGCTGCATGTGCCCGAGGCGTGCAGGTCAGACTGATGGTCAGCTGCTGGGAGCACTCGCCGGCCTCCATGTTCACCTTCCTGCAGTCCCTGCTGGTGCTCAGCCGGCCCCCCCTCAAGTGTGCCATGGACGTG AGAGTCTTCACCGTGCCCTCGACGGCGGAGCAGATGAAGATCCCCTTTGCCCGAGTCAATCACGCCAAGTACATGGTCACAGACAGAGTGGTCTATATAG GAACGTCTAACTGGTCGGAGAACTACTTCACCCAGACCGCCGGCGTGGGCCTGGTGGTGAACCAGACGGGCTCGGCGGTGACCGGAGACCAGCGGACTCTGCAGAGCGAGGTCCGGGAGCTCTTCCTCCAGGACTGGAGCTCCCAGTACGCCCGCGCGCCCTCCATCGACGACGTGAACGTCTGTCCCCGCGCGCGCTGA